One Methylophaga marina DNA window includes the following coding sequences:
- the rlmD gene encoding 23S rRNA (uracil(1939)-C(5))-methyltransferase RlmD: protein MARRSRRQRIPQELVTAEIESLSHDGRGIARIEGKTVFVDGALAGEKVNFQYSRVHKKYDEARTVEVLSAADDRVEAKCQHFSICGGCSLMHMSPEAQLAHKQATLAEHFTHFGNLSPEQWLEPLTGPLWGYRRKARLGVKYVAKKEQVLVGFREKSSPYIAMLEQCEVLDPRVGHRLTDLASLIGGLEAYNRIAQIEVAMDDEHVALVFRNLDELSETDKNALISFGQNNNLWIYQQPGGPDTVSLLWPESAQLSYAPEPGLNLQFDPSDFTQVNAGINEKMIQRAMTLLDVQDGDRILDLFCGLGNFTLPLAKRVTEVVGVEGDAALVQHAKNNAALNALSNAEFEQADLTQTELKDYPWAQKGFNKILLDPPRSGAFEVLHQLAALGAERLVYVSCNPATLARDAGELVNQHGYIMESAGIMDMFPHTTHVESIAVFVKKR, encoded by the coding sequence ATGGCAAGACGTAGCCGCAGACAAAGAATACCGCAAGAGCTTGTGACAGCAGAGATTGAGTCATTATCACATGATGGCAGGGGAATTGCTCGCATCGAAGGCAAAACTGTTTTTGTAGATGGCGCATTAGCCGGAGAAAAAGTGAACTTTCAATATAGTCGGGTTCATAAAAAATATGATGAAGCGCGCACGGTAGAAGTCTTGTCTGCTGCTGATGATCGGGTAGAGGCAAAATGTCAGCATTTTAGTATTTGTGGCGGCTGTAGTTTGATGCATATGTCACCTGAAGCACAGTTGGCTCATAAACAGGCCACATTGGCTGAACACTTTACTCATTTTGGTAACTTAAGCCCTGAACAGTGGTTGGAACCTTTAACCGGTCCATTATGGGGATATCGTCGTAAAGCACGCCTCGGCGTTAAATACGTCGCTAAAAAAGAACAAGTTTTAGTGGGCTTTAGGGAAAAGTCATCGCCGTACATTGCCATGCTTGAACAATGTGAAGTGTTAGATCCACGTGTGGGTCATCGTTTAACGGATTTAGCTTCATTAATTGGTGGATTGGAAGCCTATAACCGCATCGCTCAGATTGAAGTGGCAATGGATGATGAACATGTCGCATTGGTGTTTCGTAATCTGGATGAATTATCCGAGACTGATAAAAATGCATTGATTAGCTTTGGACAAAACAATAATTTATGGATTTATCAGCAACCAGGTGGGCCGGATACCGTGTCTTTATTATGGCCTGAGTCTGCTCAGCTTAGTTACGCACCAGAGCCGGGGTTGAACTTACAGTTTGACCCGAGTGACTTTACGCAGGTGAATGCGGGTATTAACGAAAAAATGATTCAAAGGGCCATGACGCTGCTGGATGTTCAGGATGGAGATCGTATTCTTGATTTGTTCTGCGGGCTCGGCAACTTTACTTTGCCTTTAGCTAAACGGGTGACAGAGGTCGTTGGCGTTGAAGGTGATGCTGCACTGGTACAACACGCAAAAAATAATGCCGCACTTAATGCCTTATCTAATGCCGAGTTTGAGCAAGCGGATCTCACCCAAACAGAATTGAAAGATTATCCTTGGGCACAAAAAGGGTTTAATAAGATTTTACTGGATCCTCCCAGAAGTGGGGCATTTGAAGTGTTGCATCAATTAGCTGCGTTAGGTGCTGAGCGATTGGTATATGTCTCATGTAATCCTGCAACGCTAGCACGTGATGCTGGCGAACTGGTGAACCAGCATGGCTACATTATGGAATCGGCAGGCATTATGGATATGTTCCCACATACCACCCATGTCGAGTCTATTGCTGTATTTGTAAAAAAACGTTAA
- the cysM gene encoding cysteine synthase CysM, producing the protein MKSYPTIEAFIGRTPLVRLQRIPGESSNTILVKLEGNNPAGSVKDRPVVSMIQQAQLRGDIMPGDTLIEATSGNTGIALAMVTAILGYRMILIMPENSSAERRASMKAYGAELVLTDGMESARDLALQMQKEGKGKVLNQFGNFDNPLAHYESTGPEIWADTEGEVTHFVSSMGTTGTIMGTSRYLKEQKPAIQVVGVQPAEGASIPGIRRWPQAYLPEIFEPERIDITIDVTQDEAESMMRRLAAEEGIFAGVSSGGALAAAMKVSEQVENAVIVSIVCDRGDRYISTGVFPA; encoded by the coding sequence TTGTCAGATTACAGCGTATTCCCGGCGAGTCGAGTAATACCATTCTGGTGAAGCTGGAAGGCAATAATCCTGCTGGCTCGGTTAAAGACCGACCTGTGGTGAGTATGATTCAACAAGCGCAGTTACGGGGTGATATCATGCCCGGCGACACCTTGATCGAAGCGACCAGTGGCAATACGGGTATTGCTTTGGCGATGGTCACGGCGATATTAGGGTATCGAATGATTCTGATTATGCCGGAAAACAGTAGTGCTGAACGTCGTGCTTCAATGAAAGCGTATGGTGCCGAACTTGTTCTGACAGATGGTATGGAGTCCGCAAGGGATCTGGCCTTACAAATGCAGAAAGAGGGCAAAGGCAAGGTGCTAAATCAATTTGGAAACTTTGATAATCCTCTGGCCCATTATGAATCTACGGGGCCTGAAATATGGGCTGATACCGAGGGCGAAGTTACCCACTTCGTGAGTTCAATGGGCACGACCGGCACAATTATGGGGACATCGCGTTATTTAAAAGAACAAAAACCAGCGATTCAAGTGGTGGGTGTGCAGCCGGCAGAGGGCGCCAGTATTCCGGGTATTCGCCGTTGGCCGCAGGCTTATTTACCTGAGATTTTCGAGCCAGAGCGCATTGATATAACAATAGATGTCACTCAAGATGAAGCTGAAAGCATGATGCGACGACTGGCCGCTGAAGAAGGTATTTTTGCCGGAGTGTCATCGGGTGGTGCATTAGCTGCAGCTATGAAGGTCTCTGAGCAGGTAGAAAATGCGGTGATTGTCAGTATCGTCTGTGATCGTGGCGATCGTTACATCTCAACAGGCGTTTTCCCTGCCTGA
- a CDS encoding YdbL family protein, translating to MQIMKWLTGTVSGLMLVSCVTINIYFPAAAAEKAADRIIEDVWGPDTNPADTIKSDDQDKQSSVSDAKLPLAMSILNWMVPKAEAAGADININSPAINALQSNMKSRHESLKLFYNSGAIGLTDDGFITLRDAKSVPLKDRNQLNSLIAAENNDRKALYAEIARANGHPEWQNDIQQTFAQRWISNAANGWWYQQGGSWKQK from the coding sequence ATGCAAATCATGAAATGGTTAACGGGGACGGTGTCGGGATTAATGTTGGTCTCGTGCGTGACTATAAATATCTACTTCCCAGCAGCGGCAGCTGAAAAAGCGGCAGATAGAATTATTGAAGATGTATGGGGACCAGATACAAACCCCGCTGATACGATTAAATCTGATGATCAGGATAAGCAGTCTTCAGTATCAGATGCCAAGTTGCCACTGGCAATGTCGATATTGAACTGGATGGTACCGAAAGCTGAAGCGGCGGGCGCGGATATTAATATCAATTCACCCGCTATCAATGCATTACAGTCGAATATGAAATCACGCCATGAAAGCCTGAAGCTTTTCTATAATAGTGGCGCAATAGGTTTAACTGATGATGGTTTTATTACATTGCGTGATGCTAAGTCGGTACCGTTAAAAGACCGTAATCAGTTAAACAGCTTGATTGCCGCTGAAAATAATGATCGTAAAGCGTTATATGCTGAAATCGCCAGAGCCAATGGTCATCCAGAATGGCAGAATGATATCCAGCAAACATTTGCACAACGTTGGATTAGTAATGCTGCTAATGGCTGGTGGTATCAACAAGGCGGCAGCTGGAAACAAAAATAA
- a CDS encoding VPLPA-CTERM sorting domain-containing protein, with product MKFYKSAILVAAMLLGFSSVASATFFHGHHHHHGGCGDDSSLCDNPETYSETFTASVSNYYEFGYMDFDAITDPADLDITSATLKISTNANGWWDDLYAYTDNWYGTGLSYLGSLDGGVEMFSLSSDLFDEILAGISFKAWFSKWSEDVFWAELTVNGEYCPPVSEVPVPAAVWLLGSGLMGMTAMRRRKKTA from the coding sequence ATGAAATTTTACAAATCGGCTATTTTAGTAGCTGCTATGTTGCTAGGTTTTTCAAGTGTTGCTTCAGCAACATTTTTCCATGGTCACCACCACCATCATGGTGGTTGTGGGGACGATTCATCTTTATGTGATAACCCTGAAACATACTCAGAAACATTTACTGCCTCAGTATCGAACTATTATGAGTTTGGTTATATGGATTTCGATGCTATCACTGACCCTGCAGATTTAGACATTACATCTGCCACACTAAAAATTTCGACAAATGCAAATGGTTGGTGGGATGATTTATATGCTTATACTGATAACTGGTATGGTACTGGTTTGAGCTACTTAGGTTCTCTGGATGGCGGTGTTGAAATGTTCAGCCTAAGCTCAGACTTATTTGACGAAATCCTTGCTGGCATCTCATTCAAGGCTTGGTTTTCAAAATGGAGCGAAGACGTTTTCTGGGCTGAGTTAACAGTGAATGGCGAATATTGCCCACCTGTTAGCGAAGTACCTGTTCCTGCTGCTGTATGGTTACTAGGTTCTGGTTTGATGGGTATGACAGCAATGCGCAGACGTAAAAAAACTGCCTAA
- a CDS encoding DNA alkylation repair protein, whose protein sequence is MAEQLKNKLHIPAVKEIGSLIHSVWPDFAVTDFIETASLKLDELELKARADYLAKSLHVYLPHDYVDAINILLEAAESLRDEHFSGWAHYLAWPLIDYVALYGLEHRNVSFAALEKLTSLFTAEFAIRFFLKAHFDETYQQMLLWAEHDDEHVRRLASEGIRPRLPWAPQLAELRHDPALIWPLLEKLKSDSSLYVRRSVANNINDMSKDHPQMVIDVCSQWQKNASDNTSWVIRHAMRSLVKQGITDVYPLLGFSHSVNIEQAQLRLSQSVLQLGETLVLELGMLSKQIQYLVLDYKIRFVGAGGKISREKVFKWKNIHLSEGQYLQLEKRHSLKKISTRQYYPGTHEVECLLNGQCVARASFELLMP, encoded by the coding sequence ATGGCTGAACAACTCAAAAATAAACTTCATATTCCTGCAGTGAAGGAAATCGGCTCTCTGATTCATTCAGTGTGGCCTGATTTTGCTGTAACGGATTTTATTGAGACTGCATCTCTCAAACTAGATGAGCTGGAGCTCAAGGCGCGTGCAGATTATCTTGCGAAGAGTTTGCATGTTTATCTACCTCACGATTATGTTGATGCAATAAATATCTTATTAGAGGCGGCTGAGTCTCTTAGAGATGAACATTTTTCTGGGTGGGCACATTACCTAGCCTGGCCATTAATTGATTATGTTGCTTTATATGGTCTGGAGCATCGCAACGTTTCTTTTGCTGCACTCGAAAAACTCACTTCATTATTTACAGCTGAGTTTGCTATTCGTTTTTTTCTGAAGGCTCACTTTGATGAAACCTATCAGCAAATGCTGTTATGGGCTGAACATGATGATGAACATGTACGAAGATTAGCTTCTGAAGGCATTCGCCCGCGTTTACCCTGGGCACCGCAACTCGCTGAACTACGTCATGATCCCGCTCTTATATGGCCGCTTCTTGAGAAGTTAAAAAGTGATTCGAGTCTATATGTGAGACGGTCTGTGGCTAATAACATCAATGATATGAGTAAAGATCATCCTCAAATGGTTATTGATGTCTGTTCTCAATGGCAAAAAAATGCTTCTGATAATACGAGTTGGGTGATTCGCCATGCGATGAGAAGTCTCGTTAAACAAGGTATAACAGATGTCTATCCGCTTTTAGGTTTTAGTCACTCGGTTAACATTGAACAAGCACAGCTTCGGCTTTCTCAGTCAGTATTACAGCTTGGAGAAACACTCGTGCTGGAATTGGGAATGCTGAGCAAACAGATTCAATACCTTGTATTAGATTACAAAATTCGCTTTGTTGGTGCGGGAGGGAAAATAAGCAGAGAAAAAGTATTTAAATGGAAAAATATTCATTTAAGTGAAGGACAATATCTTCAGTTGGAAAAACGACATAGCTTGAAGAAGATTTCGACAAGACAATATTACCCGGGCACACATGAGGTTGAGTGTTTATTAAACGGCCAGTGTGTTGCCCGGGCAAGTTTTGAGTTATTGATGCCTTAA